GTGTTTTTGCTTTCTTGTTGAACTATACTCTGATAGAATGAATAAGTAAAAATGGATAGTCAAAAGAAGTTCAAACAAATAGATTCCATTACTAAAAGGTCAGACGAAAGGGGTAGTAGGAATGAAAATTATTACGGATAGTTCCAGTGATTTACCTAAAGATTTGAAAGATACTAACGACATCGTTGTGATCCCACTGCGGATTGAAATAGACGGTAATGAGTATATTGATGGTATTGATTTATCACATAATGATTTCTATAAAAAAATGGAAAAAAGTAAATATTTACCGAAAACTTCACAGCCTTCTACGGGCAATTTCTTGAATGTATACCAAAAGTTTATTGACGCTGATGAAGAAATAATTTCTATTCATATGTCTTCTAAAATTAGTGGAACTTATGAAGGAGCGATGATTGCAGCTAAAGAAATTAGTAGCAATATCCACGTCTTTGATAGCAAGCTAGGAACCATGGGGACAGGTTTAGTGGCGGTTAAAGCAGCAGAATTAGCCCAAAAGGGGTTTAGTTGCAAAAAGATAATTAGTATCTTGGAAGAGTATTGTATTAAAGTCAATGTTGTTGGCTATTTAGATAGCCTTAAGAATGCCGTGAAAGGTGGAAGGGTTAATTCCTCGAAAAGAATTATCACAGAACTGATGAATATTAAACCAATAACAAAAATGGTAAATGGTCAAGTAGAAATATTGCATTATGCTAGAGGCAAACAAAAAACCCATCAGTATATACTAGATATAATAAATGATTCAATTTGCCTATATGACTCCATAAAGCTTGTAATTGTCCACTGTGACGCCCACAGAGATGCTATACATTTAAAAAATATGATAACAGAGCAAACTGGCATAGAAGATATTATGATTACTAGTATGGGGCCTATAAATAGCACACACGTTGGGATTGGTGGTATTTCTATATGTTATGCACCAATATAATCCTTACAAATAGATAACAGATTAATAAAAACTATTTACGATAAGGTGTTTTTTAAGTAGAATGTATTTATTCTAGTAATAAGGGGAGCAAGGATAATGAAAAAAAATAAAATCATTACTTTCAAAAAAGCTTTATTGACATGCTTTTTTTTAATGTTGTTGATAACTAGCCTTGGAATGAAGGTTCATGCACAGTTGCAAGTTGGTGATAAAACAGGTGAAGTTTTATCAACAGATATTATTGCCAGTATCAATAATAAACATATTCCATCTTTCAACTACAATGGGTACACGGCTGTTATTGTTGAAGATTTAAGATCCTATGGTTTCGATGTGAGATGGATTCCAGCAGAAAGGATATTAAGAGTAGAGCGTGACTTTCAAGATGACATTGTAGGAAAAAAAGCATCTACAGATAGCAGTGCAACTCCTGGTATCAAGTTATATGATGTTCTTTATACGGATATTCAAACCTATATCAATGGTGAAAAAGTAGAGTCTTACAACATCGATGGACAGACAGTAATATACTTTAACGCTTTATCAGAAGTTGGAAATATAGAATGGAATCAAGATGCTAGAATGGCTTCACTTTATCTTGAGGAAACAGATGGAAAATTTGGTAAATCAGCGGAAAACAATGAAGAAACTGGTAAAGAGGAAATAGCACAAGTAAATAGTGAACATTCAACAAGAACACCTACTAATACACCTGTTACACGACAACAAACAAGAGTAGATCCTGATGCTCGTTTTTTACAACAGGGCAATTTTCATCCATCGATGATTCCTGCCAATATTAAAATAGGGCTTTATTTTGGTGAAACAGCTGTATCATCTATTGACATTGAGTCTGATAGTGGTTTTAGAATGGGCACGTTTGAGAATGAAGATTTTATGGATGTATTGACATTAGATGAAGCAAAAAATATTACAATTAGTCACAATTCATACTATTATGTTGGCTTAAAATCCTCGTTTTCCTCATTAAATCAGATGAACGAAGAAATGAAAAGAGTGAGAAAGTATACGGAGGAAAATTTAGTATATGCCAGAATGATAGATGGTTGGAACATTTATTTGGGTCCTTTTCATAGTAAAGCAGATTCTAAAGATGCAGTGGAAGATTTAGTTCAAATGGGTGAGGAGGATTGGAGAATCATTGAGCCATCCAATAGGTATGTAAATATTTCTGCTTCTAATCAACCGTTTATTATATATGATAAAAATGAACCTATTTATGTTGTATCAGCAGGTCAAGACTATACGAATTCAATTATAAAAATTGGATCAAAAAAATACAGAGGAGCTGTTACAGCATTAAGAGATAATAATAACAGATTAACCATTATTAACGTTTTACCTATGGAGAAGTATCTTTATGGTGTTGTTCCGCGAGAAGTGCCCCATAGTTGGCCAGAAGAAGCCTTGAAAGCACAAGCTGTTGCTGCTAGAGGATTTGCAGTAGCAAGCTTAAATAAATATGAAAACTTGGGATTTCATTTGTGTAGTACAGTTAATTCTCAAGTATACGGCGGTTACGAAGCAGAACAACAGCGTACGAATCATGCTGTTGATGCAACAAGAGGCCAGGTAATAACGTATAATGGTCACTTGGCAATTCCATATTATCATTCGACCAGTGGTGGACATACAGAAGACAGCGAAAATATATGGACCAATGCAGTACCTTATGTCAGGGGTGTTACTGACCAATATTCAAGTTCATCACCACATACCAATTGGGAAAAAACGGTGTCTACCAAAGAAGCTCAAGATCTTTTGAGGAATCATGATATTAGGGTTGGGGAACTAGAAAATATGTATGTATCAGAAATTTCCTCAAACGGAAGAGTTCTTTCGTTTATGGTGGAAGGAAGCCTTGGGCATCGCGAACTGATAAAGCAGGAAAGCAGGAATGTATTTGGATTAAGGAGCAGCTGGTTTCAATTAGAATATGATACAAAAAATGATATCTATTACTTTGAAGGAAAAGGGTTTGGTCATGGAATAGGAATGAGCCAGTATGGGGCTAAAGGAATGGCGGAAGCAGGTTATCGATATGAGGATATTTTAAAACATTACTTTACAGGTGTAAGTATTCAATAATATGTGTTGACAAATGATAATTAATTTGTTATTATATTTCTTGTGGTTACTACTTATCACAAGAAACATGCGGGTGTAGTTCAGTGGTAGAACTTCAGCCTTCCAAGCTGATCGCGAGGGTTCGATTCCCTTCACCCGCTCCAAACTGGAGAAGTACTCAAGTAGGCTCAAGAGGACGGTTTGCTAAACCGTTAGGTCGCTTATGCGGCGCGCGGGTTCGAATCCCGCCTTCTCCGCCATATGGCTTATAATCAATTTCATCCGGGTGTAGCGCAGTTTGGTAGCGCACATGGTTTGGGACCATGGGGCCGGGAGTTCGAATCTCTCCACCCGGACCAGTTTTGCCCAGATAGCTCAGTCGGTAGAGCAGAGGACTGAAAATCCTCGTGTCCGTGGTTCGATTCCGCGTCTGGGCACCACAAAACCAGCTTTTCGCATAGATGTGCGAATAGGTGGTTATTTTTTTAGCAAAATAAAATAAGGAGTATTTTCATGGTACTAAATTGGCTGGAAAAACAACATAATATAAATCTAAACTACCAGCAAATAGAAGTGATCAATCATTTTTCAGGACCGGCGCTTGTTTTAGCGGTTGCTGGAGCAGGTAAAACTACTTGCATATGTGCAAGAACGGCTAATTTGGTAATAGAAAAGAAAGTAGAGCCATCAAGAATAGGAACACTTACTTTTTCTAAAGCATCGGCTGTAGATATGGAATACAGGTTCAGTAAATTATTTGCTCCGTTAATACCTGAGGCAAAGAAAGTTCACTTTTCGACGATTCATTCTTTTTGCTATCAAATTTTAAAGCAACATTCGATCCAAACACAATCTTCTTTTCATCTTATTGAAGGAAGATCTCAGCTCAATCATAAAAACACTTTACTTAGGAAGATTTATCATTATCATTATCATGATTTTATTAGTGAAGATACATTAGAGGAGATAGATCGTCTTATTGGATATGCCAAAAATCATTTAATGACAAAAGAAGAAATAGAGAAATTAGATACGAATATAGAAAAATTTTCATTAATCTATGATACGTATGAACAATATAAAGCCAAAAATCATTTATTAGATTTCAATGATTTATTGACGAAGGCATATCTTCTGTTGTTAAACAATAGAAAGTATCGTGAATTTTTTAGTAGACGCTTCGATTTTTGGCAATTAGATGAATTTCAAGATGTATCTCCGGTACAATGGGAAATTATCAAATTAGTTTTGAAAAATGATAAGAATATTCTATGTGTTGGAGACGATGATCAGACAATTTATAGTTTTCGAGGTTCGTCACCTTCTATTATGCTTGGTTTTGGTGAGCACTTCAGTAAGTCTAAGAAGTATTATATAGAAGAAAATTTTCGTTGTGGATCGGAAATTATTAGGGTAAGTAAGGGCTTTATTCAGAACAACAATCACCGATATCATAAAAATATTTTTACACGAAATGAAAAGCGAGAAGTGCCAGAAATCGTAGTCTATCGCAATGAAAAAGAGCAAGTAGAAAAAACAATTCATTTAATATCGAATCGGCTAAAAGAGAACAAAAATTGTTCTATAGGGATATTGTACAGAAAAAACGTATCCGCTCTGCCGATTATTCATGGTTTACTAGCGTTAGAGATCCCTTTTAGAGTAAGAGATCAAGCGACAAAAGTATTTAGGCATTGGATGGTTAAAGATATATTGGATATCATTGATTATGCTTATCATCCCCACCAGGAAGATTTACTTAAAGGAATTTATTACCGAATATACGGATATATAAAAAAAGAGCAGCTAGAGCAAGTGCTTAACACACGATCACCTAATCAGCATAT
This genomic interval from Tindallia magadiensis contains the following:
- a CDS encoding DegV family protein — encoded protein: MKIITDSSSDLPKDLKDTNDIVVIPLRIEIDGNEYIDGIDLSHNDFYKKMEKSKYLPKTSQPSTGNFLNVYQKFIDADEEIISIHMSSKISGTYEGAMIAAKEISSNIHVFDSKLGTMGTGLVAVKAAELAQKGFSCKKIISILEEYCIKVNVVGYLDSLKNAVKGGRVNSSKRIITELMNIKPITKMVNGQVEILHYARGKQKTHQYILDIINDSICLYDSIKLVIVHCDAHRDAIHLKNMITEQTGIEDIMITSMGPINSTHVGIGGISICYAPI
- a CDS encoding SpoIID/LytB domain-containing protein, which encodes MKKNKIITFKKALLTCFFLMLLITSLGMKVHAQLQVGDKTGEVLSTDIIASINNKHIPSFNYNGYTAVIVEDLRSYGFDVRWIPAERILRVERDFQDDIVGKKASTDSSATPGIKLYDVLYTDIQTYINGEKVESYNIDGQTVIYFNALSEVGNIEWNQDARMASLYLEETDGKFGKSAENNEETGKEEIAQVNSEHSTRTPTNTPVTRQQTRVDPDARFLQQGNFHPSMIPANIKIGLYFGETAVSSIDIESDSGFRMGTFENEDFMDVLTLDEAKNITISHNSYYYVGLKSSFSSLNQMNEEMKRVRKYTEENLVYARMIDGWNIYLGPFHSKADSKDAVEDLVQMGEEDWRIIEPSNRYVNISASNQPFIIYDKNEPIYVVSAGQDYTNSIIKIGSKKYRGAVTALRDNNNRLTIINVLPMEKYLYGVVPREVPHSWPEEALKAQAVAARGFAVASLNKYENLGFHLCSTVNSQVYGGYEAEQQRTNHAVDATRGQVITYNGHLAIPYYHSTSGGHTEDSENIWTNAVPYVRGVTDQYSSSSPHTNWEKTVSTKEAQDLLRNHDIRVGELENMYVSEISSNGRVLSFMVEGSLGHRELIKQESRNVFGLRSSWFQLEYDTKNDIYYFEGKGFGHGIGMSQYGAKGMAEAGYRYEDILKHYFTGVSIQ
- a CDS encoding ATP-dependent helicase, with protein sequence MVLNWLEKQHNINLNYQQIEVINHFSGPALVLAVAGAGKTTCICARTANLVIEKKVEPSRIGTLTFSKASAVDMEYRFSKLFAPLIPEAKKVHFSTIHSFCYQILKQHSIQTQSSFHLIEGRSQLNHKNTLLRKIYHYHYHDFISEDTLEEIDRLIGYAKNHLMTKEEIEKLDTNIEKFSLIYDTYEQYKAKNHLLDFNDLLTKAYLLLLNNRKYREFFSRRFDFWQLDEFQDVSPVQWEIIKLVLKNDKNILCVGDDDQTIYSFRGSSPSIMLGFGEHFSKSKKYYIEENFRCGSEIIRVSKGFIQNNNHRYHKNIFTRNEKREVPEIVVYRNEKEQVEKTIHLISNRLKENKNCSIGILYRKNVSALPIIHGLLALEIPFRVRDQATKVFRHWMVKDILDIIDYAYHPHQEDLLKGIYYRIYGYIKKEQLEQVLNTRSPNQHIIKSILTELDIEEYQVLKLNKLISSLEELKTKKGRNILTHILQSIGYEEFLKRNGSISITSSDHIISVLYQLIEKIEEPLEWRNYLNEIEGEINKFKAAKGHQNITLSSIHSAKGLEYDYVYIIDVTENIIPSLKAEAQISEKNIIDQIEEERRLFYVAMTRARNKVTMSTSSKISNKEQKESFFLDEIKCQLPYAKSLLKTIKKHYDDAMTEREISLDIGSVVFHHKFGEGVVIHKKSDFVVVKFGREEKKISIEYAGKVLRKEKRER